The Tardiphaga alba genome includes a window with the following:
- a CDS encoding DUF2793 domain-containing protein — MPVNHDAVAALPSDASANKQLLRNAITARMPYVLADDENATDLIAVDPDSGSAVIDMTFLGRLFHYDPTDMVTAHDGVTCLVSAEGRRYKLSDGSDVFCYSVIDRTHTAPPASPSLGDAYLVASAATGAWAGKDGNIAVRTARGWEFVVFGIGRFIYVEDVDTYYHRNAGGAWVSGFGNQTTAPNSIPLSAAINFGKRIIVENQTTTSPPGTATVGTAYIVGPSATGAWSGRDGDIAICEIANTFTLYDPSNG, encoded by the coding sequence ATGCCCGTAAACCACGACGCCGTCGCCGCGCTCCCATCTGATGCGAGCGCGAACAAGCAGCTATTGCGGAATGCGATCACCGCTCGCATGCCGTATGTGCTGGCTGACGATGAGAACGCGACGGATCTGATCGCGGTCGATCCGGATTCGGGGTCGGCCGTTATCGACATGACGTTTCTCGGTCGGCTGTTCCACTATGACCCGACTGACATGGTCACTGCTCATGATGGCGTGACCTGTCTCGTCTCGGCTGAGGGGCGTCGGTACAAGCTGAGCGACGGTTCCGACGTCTTCTGCTATTCGGTCATCGACCGAACCCACACGGCACCTCCGGCAAGCCCTTCTCTTGGTGACGCCTACCTAGTGGCCAGCGCCGCAACAGGGGCGTGGGCAGGTAAAGACGGCAACATCGCTGTCAGGACCGCTCGAGGATGGGAGTTCGTTGTATTTGGCATTGGCCGCTTCATCTATGTCGAGGATGTGGACACGTACTATCACCGCAATGCTGGCGGCGCATGGGTGTCAGGCTTCGGCAATCAGACCACGGCCCCAAATTCAATCCCCCTTTCTGCTGCGATCAACTTCGGCAAAAGGATTATCGTCGAGAACCAGACCACCACTTCGCCGCCAGGCACAGCTACGGTCGGCACCGCCTACATCGTCGGCCCATCGGCGACTGGCGCTTGGTCAGGTCGAGATGGTGACATTGCTATCTGCGAGATCGCGAACACGTTCACGCTTTATGACCCGTCAAATGGATGA